The window TTTTGATCTGGAAGTTTTTCTTCTGCTGGGAAACCGCAGGCAGCCAGTCCGCTATTACACGACTGCACAGGTAACAGCGTTTTAGGTCACAGGCATTGTTGCATTCTTTCATCTTCAGGGTCTTGCTAAGGGCAAAAATACAATTATTAATTTACCAGTGTTTAATATTTTAAAATATATTTAATAATATATAAAATTGTATTAATTTATTTATTAATTCTTTATTAATATTGTTTAAAATATATTTTATGCTTTGTTCTTAGTTTTTTATTTCTACTTTTGTCTCATTCTCAAATAATGAAATGAATAAGATAAAAAATATCATACCAATATCGCCGGCGCTTGGCATTTTCGGTAAGTTTAAAATGGGTAAGCACAAAGAGAAAAGCTCAAAAAAGCGCCTTTTATTTATATCCATGCTCTCGGTTGGTGTAGCCATCGGAATCTCTTTCATCGCAAAAGTGCTGGTATCGCTAATTAACCTGGTAACCAATATTTCTTTTTACCAGCAGTTTGATTTCAGTTTTCATAGTCCTGCCGATAACCACCTTGGTTTACTGGTGATCATTGTTCCGGTTATAGGCGGGGTAATAGTAGGCTTTATGGCCTTCTACGGATCGAAAGCGATTAGGGGGCACGGTATTCCGGAAGCCATGGAGCAGGTACTTACTAATCAAAGTAAAATAAAACCTTCAATAGCCATATTAAAACCTGTATCTTCTGCAATTGCAATTGGTACTGGCGGGCCATTTGGGGCCGAAGGACCAATTATCGCTACCGGTGGCGCATTGGGCTCTACGCTGGGGCAGTTATTTACTGTAAGCCCTGTTGAACGTAAAATTATCCTGGCTGCAGGGGCAACTGCGGGCATGTCGGCCATTTTTGGTACACCGCTTGCCGCGGTATTTCTTGCCATCGAACTGTTATTGTTCGAATTTTCTCCGAGGGCAATTATACCAGTGGCACTTGCCTGTATTACAGGAGCGGCAGGACACCATCTGCTTTTCGAAGCAGGGCCTGTGTTTCCCATGCCTGTGCTTTCGGCACCGTCAAATGCAGCGTTGGGTATTTACAGTCTCATCGGGATTCTGGTAGGGCTCGCATCACTGGGGCTTACTAAGGTGGTTTATTTTGTCGAAGATGCCTTTGAGCATTTGCCCTTACACTGGACCTGGTGGCCGGCAATAGGTGGGCTTGCAGTTGGTGTTGTGGGCTATTTCGCACCGCGTACATTGGGTGTAGGTTACGATAATATCATTTCGCTCTTAAGCGGGCAACTCTCCATCTCGGTTATTCTTTCGTTATGCCTGTTTAAATTTATTTCGTGGGCTATTGCTTTGGGTAGCGGAACTTCGGGCGGAACACTTGCACCTTTAATGACTATTGGTGGTGCAACCGGCGCAGCTTTGGGTTACCTGCTGCATGCTGCTTTTCCAGCTTTAGCTATCAGTATTCCGATGTCGGCGTTGGTAGGCATGTCGGCCATGTTTGCCGGTGCTTCGAGGGCTTATTTAACCAGTATTCTTTTTGCACTCGAATCTACCCAGCAAATACAAGGGCTGTTACCATTGCTTGGTGCCTGCTCTGGTGCTTATCTCGTTTCTGTGTTTTTAATGAAGAATACCATCATGACCGAGAAAATTGCCCGCAGGGGAATTCATACACCAGATAGCTATGAGCCCGATCTGCTGTTAAAATTACGCGTTACAGAGGTGATGGATCGTAGTCCGGTTTTTATCAGTTCATATAATACCATTGCCGAGGTGCGGAAATATTTTGTGGCAAATCCGCCTAAAGAAAACCAATATGCGGTGCGGGATACAGCAGGAGCTTATATGGGCACGATTTCAGTGTTGGATATTTTTCAATGGGTAAAAGAGGATATGGCCAGTATCACAGCTATTATCAAATCAGAAGATGAGCAGATTAAAGGAAACGAACCCGTTAGGAAAGCTTTAGAATTAATGCACAGCACAGGGAATGATTTTGTGGCAGTGGTTAGTGGTAGAGACGGCACATCATTCGAGGGATTGTTAAGCTATAAAGATATTGTTAGGGCCTACAGCACAAATCAGGAGAAGGAGAGCAGGATTGGCAGAAACCTTTCGATGGATAGGCAAGCCAAAAAGATGATTGTGAAGGGCAAAAAAATGATGGCCGACCGGAGAGTTTAATGGTATAATGTTATTTAATTAAAGAATATGAAAAAGACAAGTTATTACCTGATGATTGGCGGCTCAGTGTTGCTGGTCGTTACCTTATTAACAGGAGGGCAGCTAAATGCAATCAATCCGGTCGATTCTCACCCCTGGACCATCAACATCAATGGAATCCGTTCGTTTCCCTGGCCAGAATTTACTGGAGGCCTGCTGATTGCACTGGGGCTTATTTTTAATATTGCTACCTGGCACCAGAAAAAATCGAGGATAGCCTAATCGTAATGGGGCTATTTGCAACTTTCAATTAACAGGTTTACAAAGTATTAATCAGCCCAAATGATATGATAGCGGACAATAATGCGCTTGAAGAAGCCATAGCGCAACTCAAAGCCAAAGGATATACTTTAACCTTTAGCCCCGATGATGCCCATACCGCCGCCTGGGGTGTGGCTGGTCCGTGGCCAACAGATATTGAATATCATATTGATGAAGAGATATCCTGCAGGGTTTATAACGATGGCGACGAAACCCATATCAGGGTATTGGCAGTAACCACTAAGCCCTTTGGTTTAAAAGGAATTCAGTTGGTAAACGCAGAACAGCAACGCTACTGGACAGTTGATGAGATTTTGGTTGGTTTTTCGAAAATGCTGAAAGCTACTAAAACGTTTCTTTTTCGTTCAAAGAGTAGCTAGTTTAAAGCATAGATTCACTTCGATCAATTATCCTACCGAACCAGAGTGTATACTGCTCAGGTATTTTTCGGTTTTAACCTGTATGTGCCTCCAATTTTGCAGCTATTTCAGTAATGATCGTCATGCTGAAGGTATGTCTGCCTGTAAGCCATCTTTTAATTTCATCAGGGTTAACATCCAATGCAATGGCCAGATCTTGTTCTGATAACTCATTATTGGCAATTGCGGCTGCAGTTTTTGCAGCAACAGCAAGGTTTAGCTGCGATAAGCGCTCGATAGCAGGGTTTCCGGTTTCTTCCAGCCAGATAGCAACAAAATCGTTTTCTTCCATTTTATAATGCGTAATAATTGGTATCCCAGCCAATAACAGGTTGGTTCTTTCAGGCGGCAAATTTAACAATCCTGAAACAATCATTACTATCCATTTTTATTTTTTGAGCGATAAGCCTTAAGATATCTAAATGATTTAACCAATTTTAGGTTTTTAACAATTTGCAGCCACAGGAGTGTAGCGGTTAACGATTGTTATAAGTCGAGCTATATCAAAAGGTTTACGCAAATAAGTATCAAAGCCCATTTTTCGGTAAGTAAGGTCTATATCTGTATTACAGCTAGAGGCAATGAGTGCGGTTTGAGGGCACAAAGTACGTATAACTCTGCATAACCGGGCAGGCCGCAGAAGGTCCTGAAAACAATCCATAATAATCAGATCGGGACCATAACTCACCACAGCGGTAGCTAGGTCACCATCCCAGTATGGAAGCGTTTTTACCTGGCAACCCTCATCGGCTAATATAAGGCTAATAATTTCGAAACTAGCCAGGTCGGGTTCGTGAAGAAATATCTTTTTCATGGCAGTCCTCCGAAAAAGATAGATCCCATATGTCCGTCGGGAATATTTTAAGGATATTACAATATAGTCAAAGAAAGCTTACAAAACGAATTTTTTGAGTAGTATAATTGTTGCACACTAATATAATATCCTTTTATTTACGCCCTTTATTGATCGAAGTTAGTTCTAGCCAGGCATCCGGAAGCCCTGGCGAACTTACCTGCAGTTTAATGTTTCCTGCTTTATCCGAGCTTTTCACAATCACCATTGCACGTCCGTTCCAGGGCTTTCTAGTATTAGAAGTATAAGGTGTAATGTCTTTAAGATCTGCGTTATCTGTTGCGGCGATAGTTGCTGCTCCCGATAATTTAAAAGTTAGGCTATGGTTTGCATCAGGCCTGATATTACCCTGCTTGTCTACTATTTCTACTGTAACAAAAGAAAGGTCCTGCCCATTTGCGTAAAGCCTTTTTCTATCAGCCTTTAACCTTATCTGTGCAGCTTGACCGCTGGTACTTAAAATAACAGCTTCTTTTTCCTGGCCATTTAGTATTCCAACAGCTTTTAATTGGCCTTGCTGATAGGCCAGGGGAAAGGTTGCTTTAAATTGTTGTTTTACGGTTGTTGTTTTTTCTCCAATCAGCTTGTTATTCAGATACAGCCGTACAGCAGGGTATTTACTGTAAACTTCTACCTGTATTTCCTTGCCCTCGCAGCCTGGCCAGGTCCAGCTTTCCCACGATGGCCAAACCGACCACATGGTTTCTTTAATTACACCATTAGCCGGATTCGGCTCTTTTACTGCCATATAAATTTTCTCGTTGTCATTGTATAACATACTTCGGTAGTGCGAAATTGGCTTCCTCCAGCCGGTTAGGTCAATGTCGCCGCAATAGGCACCATGCCATGGAAATAAATCACGTTCCCAATGTTGTCCTTCCAGTTCGCCGGGATAATAATAACGCCCAATTCCGGATTCGCCAAGGTAGTCCATTGCAGTCCAGACAAAGTCGCCGATGATATAATTGTTTTGCTGTACCAGCTCCCAGTTGGTAAAAGCATCTCTCGAATAGGATTCCGTTTGTACAATTATACGTGAGGGTATCCGCGTATGGTCTGCAGCTGCATGGTGCAACTGGTAGTTATATCCGGCCACATCGTGGGCTGCCATTAGCGGATCGAACATTTCCCAGTCTTTATCCCAGGTGGTCATCGCCGAAGTTACTGGCCTGGTCTGATCATGTTTCTTTATATAGGACGATAGTAGTTTAGCTGTTTCAACTGCTTTGGCTTCCTTTCGCTCAATAATCTCGTTGCCAATGCTCCACATAATGATGGCGGGGTGGTTGCGATCGCGTTTAACCATTGCCGCAATATCGCGTTCAGACCAATCGTTAAAATATAAAGCATAGTCATATTTGTTTTTTCCGGTGCGCCATCCGTCAAACGCTTCATCAATAACCAATAGACCAAGCTTATCGCAGGCATCTAAAAAAGCCGGCGAGGGTGGATTATGGGAAGTACGTACAGCGTTAAAACCTGCTGCTTTCAACAGCTCAGCCTTTCTTTCCTCAGCGCGGTCAAAGGCTGCCGCACCCAGACTTCCATTGTCGTGGTGCACACAGCCACCATTTAGCTTTATTGTTTTGCCGTTCAGCTCAAATCCTTTCGTTGGACTGAATTTTATAGATCGGATACCAAAATTTTGTATTTCTTTGTCTAATAGCTTTTTATTATCCTTAATCTCAACTATTGCGTAATACAGGTTTGGTGCTTTTATATCCCACAAAAGCGGATTATTCAGTGCTAAATTTTCGGTTATGCTGTTGGAACTGCGGGGCTGCAATTTAACCTGTATGGTTTTGGTTGCGGCTTTGCGGTGGCTTTTATCAAAAACTGAGATGGATACTGCCACGTTTTTAGGTTGGTCGGTATCGTTATTTAGCTTAGCCTCAACCCGAACAATAGCTTTACTGGCACTTACCGTTGGCGTAGTTACAAAAATACCCCATTGATCGAAATGTACAGGATCTTTGCTCATGAGCCATACGTGGCGGTAAATCCCCGATCCGCTATACCAGCGCGAATTTTTTTGTTGCGCGTTATCTACGCGAACCGCTATGGTATTTTTAGTGCCGTATTTCAAATATGGGCTCAGATCGTAGGTAAATGAAGAATATCCGTAAGGGTAAACACCAAGCGATTTGCCATTTATAAAAACCTCAGCATTCATGTAAACTCCTTCAAAATAAATAGATACCTTTTTATTTTTCCAGTTCGCTGGTATAGAGAAGGCTTTTCTGTACCAACCTATGCCTGCCGGAAAGTATCCACCATCATTACCCATTGGGTTTTTTGCATCTATTCTGCCCTCAATGCTCCAGTCGTGAGGCAAATCGCGCGCGCGCCAGTTTCGGTCATCAAATTCAGGTGTACTGAAGTTATCTGATTTATCTGCCAAATTAAATTTCCATCCATAATCAAACAGCTCCTTATTGCCATTAAATGCTTGTTGTGCACTTGATTTTAGTGCAATAAGCATCAAC is drawn from Pedobacter sp. HDW13 and contains these coding sequences:
- a CDS encoding glycoside hydrolase family 2 TIM barrel-domain containing protein, whose translation is MKKYAYPGFYYSAVTVLLMLIALKSSAQQAFNGNKELFDYGWKFNLADKSDNFSTPEFDDRNWRARDLPHDWSIEGRIDAKNPMGNDGGYFPAGIGWYRKAFSIPANWKNKKVSIYFEGVYMNAEVFINGKSLGVYPYGYSSFTYDLSPYLKYGTKNTIAVRVDNAQQKNSRWYSGSGIYRHVWLMSKDPVHFDQWGIFVTTPTVSASKAIVRVEAKLNNDTDQPKNVAVSISVFDKSHRKAATKTIQVKLQPRSSNSITENLALNNPLLWDIKAPNLYYAIVEIKDNKKLLDKEIQNFGIRSIKFSPTKGFELNGKTIKLNGGCVHHDNGSLGAAAFDRAEERKAELLKAAGFNAVRTSHNPPSPAFLDACDKLGLLVIDEAFDGWRTGKNKYDYALYFNDWSERDIAAMVKRDRNHPAIIMWSIGNEIIERKEAKAVETAKLLSSYIKKHDQTRPVTSAMTTWDKDWEMFDPLMAAHDVAGYNYQLHHAAADHTRIPSRIIVQTESYSRDAFTNWELVQQNNYIIGDFVWTAMDYLGESGIGRYYYPGELEGQHWERDLFPWHGAYCGDIDLTGWRKPISHYRSMLYNDNEKIYMAVKEPNPANGVIKETMWSVWPSWESWTWPGCEGKEIQVEVYSKYPAVRLYLNNKLIGEKTTTVKQQFKATFPLAYQQGQLKAVGILNGQEKEAVILSTSGQAAQIRLKADRKRLYANGQDLSFVTVEIVDKQGNIRPDANHSLTFKLSGAATIAATDNADLKDITPYTSNTRKPWNGRAMVIVKSSDKAGNIKLQVSSPGLPDAWLELTSINKGRK
- a CDS encoding chloride channel protein, which translates into the protein MNKIKNIIPISPALGIFGKFKMGKHKEKSSKKRLLFISMLSVGVAIGISFIAKVLVSLINLVTNISFYQQFDFSFHSPADNHLGLLVIIVPVIGGVIVGFMAFYGSKAIRGHGIPEAMEQVLTNQSKIKPSIAILKPVSSAIAIGTGGPFGAEGPIIATGGALGSTLGQLFTVSPVERKIILAAGATAGMSAIFGTPLAAVFLAIELLLFEFSPRAIIPVALACITGAAGHHLLFEAGPVFPMPVLSAPSNAALGIYSLIGILVGLASLGLTKVVYFVEDAFEHLPLHWTWWPAIGGLAVGVVGYFAPRTLGVGYDNIISLLSGQLSISVILSLCLFKFISWAIALGSGTSGGTLAPLMTIGGATGAALGYLLHAAFPALAISIPMSALVGMSAMFAGASRAYLTSILFALESTQQIQGLLPLLGACSGAYLVSVFLMKNTIMTEKIARRGIHTPDSYEPDLLLKLRVTEVMDRSPVFISSYNTIAEVRKYFVANPPKENQYAVRDTAGAYMGTISVLDIFQWVKEDMASITAIIKSEDEQIKGNEPVRKALELMHSTGNDFVAVVSGRDGTSFEGLLSYKDIVRAYSTNQEKESRIGRNLSMDRQAKKMIVKGKKMMADRRV
- a CDS encoding response regulator transcription factor; its protein translation is MKKIFLHEPDLASFEIISLILADEGCQVKTLPYWDGDLATAVVSYGPDLIIMDCFQDLLRPARLCRVIRTLCPQTALIASSCNTDIDLTYRKMGFDTYLRKPFDIARLITIVNRYTPVAANC